The following are from one region of the Dreissena polymorpha isolate Duluth1 chromosome 2, UMN_Dpol_1.0, whole genome shotgun sequence genome:
- the LOC127867073 gene encoding uncharacterized protein LOC127867073, with amino-acid sequence MQHLFFTGSKAEGLSRLYESDTDNMIVFDKVICLEDGVNANNFSSEITVLRSYSLMSYAGHCRLLLERCGTMVPPYLDGALCDDGYGRELLSSDMFVNNFSKSTYRAYVVRHDRAGPSIPTTWGGVYHNDKVYALRYYCPNILSKWAARPRHWPPAEVVQHVVSLGAFLTPVGFKGSEYQHVEWRVCFNAGEIEIVNNLNQTQINMYVLLKMVKNDVLNPRKKEVSSYTLKNIVLWIAENNPQSLFRERSLLYWFLEGLNALRVALVTRELPYYMIPDRNLMAASGLEEELQRTWISTITEMINEGPRVILRLPKIRQATVAHPEPFRWYNGRRIELEMLNLVADIRRTNLCEDENWEIDESDFTLLAITRRNDVIVTEVGLVMILEGSRVINKEDVYDRMLM; translated from the coding sequence atgcaacatttattttttacaggtAGCAAGGCTGAGGGGCTGAGCCGCTTATATGAAAGTGATACAGATAACATGATTGTATTCGATAAAGTGATATGTTTAGAAGATGGTGTTAATGCTAATAACTTTTCTAGTGAGATAACCGTGCTGAGATCATATAGCCTTATGAGTTACGCCGGACACTGTAGGCTGCTACTAGAGAGATGCGGTACAATGGTTCCCCCGTACCTAGACGGTGCGTTGTGTGATGATGGATATGGTCGCGAACTCTTGAGCAGTGACATGTTTGTTAATAACTTTTCAAAATCTACATATCGGGCATACGTGGTGCGGCATGACCGAGCCGGACCGTCAATACCCACTACATGGGGAGGAGTTTACCACAATGACAAGGTATATGCATTACGTTACTACTGTCCCAACATTCTGTCAAAATGGGCCGCAAGACCTCGCCACTGGCCGCCAGCGGAAGTCGTTCAGCACGTCGTATCCCTTGGAGCATTTCTTACGCCTGTTGGATTTAAAGGCAGtgaatatcaacatgttgaatggagaGTTTGTTTTAACGCCGGGGAGATCGAAATAGTAAACAATCTTAATCAAActcaaataaatatgtatgttttattgaaaatggttaagaatgatgtattaaatccacgtaagaaagaagtttcatcgtacacattgaaaaacattgtATTATGGATAGCGGAAAATAATCCTCAGTCCTTGTTTCGTGAAAGAAGTCTGTTATACTGGTTTCTTGAAGGATTGAATGCACTTAGAGTCGCGTTGGTAACCCGAGAGCTGCCATACTACATGATTCCAGATAGAAATCTGATGGCAGCTAGTGGACTTGAGGAGGAACTGCAGCGTACATGGATATCAACGATTACAGAAATGATTAATGAAGGTCCTAGGGTGATACTAAGACTTCCGAAGATACGACAAGCCACCGTAGCTCACCCTGAGCCATTCCGATGGTACAACGGGAGGAGAATAGAGCTTGAAATGCTGAACCTCGTGGCAGATATCAGAAGAACAAATCTCTGCGAAGATGAGAACTGGGAGATTGACGAGTCAGATTTTACTCTGCTGGCAATAACAAGACGCAACGACGTGATTGTGACGGAGGTTGGCCTGGTGATGATTTTGGAAGGGAGTCGAGTTATCAATAAAGAGGATGTTTATGATAGAATGTTGATGTAA